Part of the Geodermatophilus obscurus DSM 43160 genome is shown below.
ATGGGGGAGAAGGGGCCGACCGACGTCCTCGCCTTCCCGATGGACGAGCTGGACACCGGCCGTCCCGACGAGCCCGATCCGGGCCCGGCCCTGCTCGGGGACGTCGTCCTGTGCCCCTCGGTGGCCATCCGCCAGGCCCGCGCGGCCGGGCACACGATGGACGACGAGCTGATCCTGCTGGCCACCCACGGCGTGCTGCACCTCCTGGGCTACGACCACATGGAGCCCGACGAGGAGAAGGAGATGTTCGGCCTGCAGTCCAAGCTGCTCGACGGCTGGCGCGCCGCCCCGCGGGCGCCGATGACCGGTGAGGCCGTCGACCGGGGGCCGGTCCCACGATGACCTCCGGCGAGATCACCCTGCTGGTGATCGCCGTCTGCCTGATCCCGCTCGCCGGCCTGTTCGGCGCGATGGACGCCGCGCTGCAGCGGGTGTCCAAGGCGCGCGTCGACGAGATGCGGCGGGACGGCGTCAAGCGGGCCGGCGTGCTCTCCGACGTCGTCGCCGAGCGGGCCCGGCACGTGGCGCTGCTGCTCCTGCTGCGGATCGCCTGCGAGATGGTGGCCGCCACCCTGGTCGCGGTCATCCTCTACCGGATCTGGGGCGGGG
Proteins encoded:
- the ybeY gene encoding rRNA maturation RNase YbeY: MPVEVANESEIAVDESSLAAICTYVLAEMGVNPMAELSVLCVDADYMSTLHERWMGEKGPTDVLAFPMDELDTGRPDEPDPGPALLGDVVLCPSVAIRQARAAGHTMDDELILLATHGVLHLLGYDHMEPDEEKEMFGLQSKLLDGWRAAPRAPMTGEAVDRGPVPR